A DNA window from Thiothrix subterranea contains the following coding sequences:
- a CDS encoding DUF294 nucleotidyltransferase-like domain-containing protein, with translation MLHAQLTEFACPALTVAGSDTIRTVAARMTQAASRAALVLDASGKLQGVVTDMDLRTRVLAAELDPTTSVGEIMTHQPLVVAASETASDALLLMARRNIRHILVQLADGSFAIVSAFDLLRQYDYNAAWLIGDIHVAADVATLTRLSQHLPPALVRMVQNGTPARDSAHSLSLVGQEIVHRLLTLAENRFGAPPIPYAFIVAGSMGRYEQTIHTDQDNAMILDDSFVAERHDSYFQQVAHFVSDGLAACGYVYCPGNIMASNPQWRQPLHVWREYFRQWIDTPEPQALVNATIFFDLRCTYGDDSLWLRLRDDLLGRSRNSSLFQHLLVENAQTFQPPLNFWGGFASERNAAGEKVIDLKKRGVVPVIDLARVYALAHGLPPVNTVERLQALAEAGALNRADVGELLEALEVISRLRLQHQARQVQAGVKPDNALPLASLSALERNHLKGACKVVARLQQGMFRVYRSGG, from the coding sequence GTGTTACATGCCCAGTTGACGGAATTTGCTTGCCCTGCGCTGACGGTGGCAGGCAGTGACACGATCCGCACGGTAGCTGCCCGCATGACGCAGGCGGCAAGCCGTGCCGCGCTGGTGTTGGATGCATCTGGCAAGCTGCAAGGCGTGGTTACGGATATGGATTTGCGCACACGGGTGTTGGCTGCCGAGCTTGATCCGACAACCTCGGTGGGCGAGATCATGACGCATCAACCGCTGGTGGTGGCGGCTTCTGAAACCGCATCCGACGCACTGCTGCTGATGGCGCGGCGCAATATCCGCCATATTCTGGTGCAGTTGGCGGATGGCAGTTTTGCGATTGTGTCGGCGTTCGACCTGTTGCGGCAATACGATTACAACGCCGCTTGGCTGATTGGCGACATCCACGTCGCGGCGGATGTGGCAACCTTGACACGCCTTAGCCAACATTTGCCACCTGCGTTGGTGCGCATGGTGCAAAACGGCACGCCTGCCCGCGATAGTGCGCATTCCCTCAGTCTGGTCGGGCAGGAAATTGTGCATCGTCTGCTGACGCTCGCGGAAAACCGTTTTGGCGCACCGCCCATTCCCTACGCTTTTATCGTTGCCGGTTCGATGGGGCGGTATGAGCAAACCATCCACACCGATCAGGATAACGCCATGATTCTGGATGACAGCTTCGTGGCGGAACGGCATGACAGCTATTTCCAGCAAGTGGCGCACTTTGTCAGCGACGGGCTGGCGGCGTGCGGGTATGTGTATTGCCCCGGCAATATCATGGCAAGCAATCCGCAATGGCGGCAACCGCTGCACGTCTGGCGCGAGTATTTCCGCCAGTGGATTGATACCCCCGAACCGCAAGCCTTGGTGAATGCCACCATCTTTTTCGACCTGCGCTGTACCTATGGCGATGACAGTTTGTGGCTGCGGTTGCGTGATGACTTGCTGGGGCGTAGCCGCAATAGCAGTCTATTCCAACATTTGCTGGTAGAAAACGCGCAAACTTTTCAGCCTCCGCTAAATTTTTGGGGTGGCTTTGCCAGTGAACGCAATGCAGCGGGCGAGAAAGTCATCGACTTGAAAAAACGCGGGGTTGTGCCGGTAATTGATTTGGCAAGGGTGTATGCACTGGCACACGGTTTGCCGCCCGTGAATACGGTGGAACGCTTGCAAGCCTTGGCAGAGGCGGGGGCGTTGAACCGTGCTGATGTGGGGGAATTGCTGGAAGCGCTGGAAGTGATCAGTCGCTTGCGTTTGCAGCATCAGGCACGGCAGGTGCAGGCGGGGGTGAAGCCGGATAATGCCTTGCCGTTGGCGAGTTTGTCGGCGTTGGAGCGTAATCATTTGAAGGGTGCTTGTAAGGTGGTGGCGCGGTTGCAGCAGGGGATGTTTCGGGTTTACCGGAGTGGGGGGTGA
- a CDS encoding DUF294 nucleotidyltransferase-like domain-containing protein — protein MDVEQLAIRDYLAKCPPLTELPAAELDALAQAIVIQRVPQGDDVLTIGAENTVAFLIRAGAVDVLLESGDWYGRFGDGDWVGYRSVMRGGKVSMTVRAIEDTLLYAVPGELFLSLLERFERVRHYFAERKPERLRNALQEIRGSDGLALVAMHVRDLMKLPMLVGKSDSIQQVAQQMSEFDTQTVMVTGDDGGLCGIVTDVDFRKRVVAEGRSVNAPIADIMTLNPLTLTPRDQASEALLLMSRRNIRHLPVVEGNDVVGVLSASDLLRTQSSSAVYLVGDIFAAQDVARLAELSKSLPKLLVSLVKQSLPANDIGQSITSVGQAIARRLLVMAEEKFGEPPVPYAFIVAGSMARREQTAHSDQDNGMIVSDDYNEAQHGEYFRQIAKYVSDGLDACGYIYCPGNVMATNDQWRQPLAVWRGYFETWINKPEPMALMYASIFFDLRCLHGDASLLTRLQEEVLSKTKASTLFQAFMAGNALSHKPPIGFFRGFVLDKDSKDSSAEKGMDMKKRGVVPVIDMARLYSLAAGLAPINTWERLEAIAEAGTITRSTVEDVRDAFEFISMVRLQHQAKQIENGQKPNNHMPPEELSALERRHLKDAFEVISTMQDSMATRYQADKFR, from the coding sequence ATGGATGTTGAACAACTTGCAATCCGTGATTATTTGGCAAAATGCCCCCCGTTAACTGAGCTTCCCGCTGCTGAGCTGGATGCGCTTGCTCAAGCCATTGTGATTCAGCGTGTGCCTCAAGGAGACGATGTATTGACCATCGGCGCAGAAAATACTGTTGCCTTCCTGATCCGCGCTGGGGCTGTGGATGTCTTGCTGGAAAGCGGCGATTGGTACGGGCGTTTCGGCGATGGCGATTGGGTCGGCTACCGTTCGGTGATGCGCGGCGGCAAGGTCAGCATGACGGTGCGGGCGATTGAAGACACCTTGTTGTACGCCGTGCCGGGTGAGCTGTTTTTGTCCTTACTGGAGCGCTTTGAGCGGGTACGTCACTATTTCGCCGAGCGCAAGCCGGAACGTTTACGCAATGCACTTCAGGAAATCCGTGGCAGTGACGGCTTGGCGTTGGTTGCTATGCATGTACGCGATTTGATGAAGCTGCCGATGTTGGTGGGTAAGAGCGATAGCATCCAGCAAGTGGCGCAACAGATGAGCGAATTCGATACCCAAACCGTGATGGTAACGGGCGATGACGGCGGCTTGTGCGGCATCGTTACTGACGTGGATTTCCGCAAGCGCGTGGTGGCGGAAGGGCGCAGCGTGAATGCGCCGATTGCGGACATTATGACCTTAAACCCGCTGACGCTGACCCCGCGTGATCAGGCTTCCGAAGCCTTATTGCTGATGTCGCGCCGTAATATCCGCCATTTGCCGGTGGTGGAGGGCAATGACGTGGTGGGTGTGTTATCGGCCAGCGATTTATTGCGTACCCAAAGCAGCAGCGCGGTGTACTTGGTGGGGGATATTTTCGCGGCGCAAGACGTGGCGCGGTTGGCGGAATTGAGCAAGAGTTTGCCGAAATTGTTGGTCAGTTTGGTGAAGCAAAGCCTGCCTGCCAACGATATTGGGCAGTCGATCACTTCCGTTGGGCAAGCGATTGCGCGGCGTTTATTGGTGATGGCAGAAGAAAAATTCGGCGAACCGCCCGTGCCGTATGCGTTCATTGTGGCGGGTTCGATGGCGCGGCGTGAACAAACCGCGCATTCTGACCAAGATAACGGCATGATTGTGTCGGATGATTACAATGAGGCGCAACACGGCGAGTATTTCCGGCAGATAGCGAAATACGTGAGCGACGGTTTGGATGCGTGCGGCTACATTTACTGCCCCGGCAATGTGATGGCGACCAATGACCAGTGGCGGCAACCGTTGGCGGTGTGGCGTGGCTATTTTGAGACGTGGATCAATAAGCCCGAACCGATGGCATTGATGTATGCCAGTATTTTCTTCGACCTGCGCTGCTTGCACGGGGATGCCAGTTTACTGACCCGTTTGCAGGAAGAAGTCCTCAGCAAAACCAAGGCCAGCACCCTGTTCCAAGCGTTCATGGCGGGCAATGCCTTGAGCCACAAACCGCCGATTGGTTTCTTCCGTGGTTTCGTGCTCGATAAAGACAGCAAAGATAGCAGCGCCGAAAAAGGCATGGACATGAAGAAGCGCGGGGTTGTACCCGTGATCGACATGGCACGCTTGTATAGTTTGGCGGCGGGGCTTGCGCCGATCAATACCTGGGAACGGTTGGAAGCTATTGCGGAAGCGGGGACGATCACCCGTTCTACCGTGGAAGATGTGCGCGATGCCTTCGAGTTCATCAGCATGGTGCGCTTGCAGCATCAAGCCAAGCAAATCGAAAACGGGCAAAAACCCAATAATCACATGCCGCCCGAAGAGTTGTCGGCGTTGGAACGTCGCCATTTGAAAGATGCGTTTGAGGTGATTTCGACCATGCAGGACAGCATGGCAACCCGCTATCAGGCAGATAAGTTTAGATAA
- the waaF gene encoding lipopolysaccharide heptosyltransferase II, whose amino-acid sequence MAFSPQRCLVVGPSWVGDMVMAQSLFMALKHRFPDLQIDVLAPAWSKPILAAMPEVRAAIEMPLQHGELALGKRYQLGKALRANAYDWAIVLPRSLKAALVPFWAKIPVRTGFKGEMRYGLLNDIRPMDKTVLTMTVQRFVALGLPKDAKLPPEIQSPRLSVERNPSPALPLSGKGAKIADASYSSPDKGRLGGVSLLALCPGAEYGAAKRWPAAYYAEVARHYITKGGQVILLGSAKDAPVTAQIAAAVNSPACQDLAGKTSIQDVLGLLVQATQVVSNDSGLMHVAAALGTPVIAVYGSSDPTYTPPLSDNAQILYLGLPCSPCFKRECPLGHLDCLKKITPQQVISLL is encoded by the coding sequence ATGGCGTTTTCCCCCCAACGTTGCCTTGTCGTCGGCCCTTCGTGGGTCGGCGATATGGTGATGGCACAAAGCCTGTTCATGGCGCTGAAACACCGTTTCCCCGATTTGCAAATTGATGTGCTTGCACCCGCGTGGAGCAAGCCGATTTTGGCGGCGATGCCCGAAGTGCGTGCGGCGATTGAAATGCCGTTGCAGCATGGCGAATTGGCGTTGGGCAAGCGTTACCAATTGGGCAAAGCCTTGCGAGCGAATGCGTATGATTGGGCAATTGTATTGCCACGTTCGCTGAAAGCCGCACTCGTGCCGTTTTGGGCGAAGATTCCGGTGCGCACGGGGTTTAAGGGGGAAATGCGTTACGGCTTGCTGAATGATATTCGTCCTATGGATAAAACCGTGTTGACGATGACGGTGCAGCGGTTTGTGGCATTGGGGTTGCCGAAAGATGCTAAGTTGCCGCCAGAGATTCAGTCGCCGCGATTGAGCGTTGAAAGAAACCCCTCCCCAGCCCTCCCCTTATCAGGGAAGGGAGCTAAGATAGCGGATGCCTCTTACTCCTCCCCTGATAAGGGGAGGTTGGGAGGGGTTTCTCTTCTAGCCCTCTGCCCCGGCGCAGAATACGGCGCTGCCAAACGCTGGCCTGCCGCGTATTACGCCGAAGTCGCCCGACATTACATTACGAAAGGCGGTCAAGTGATCCTACTCGGCTCCGCCAAAGATGCCCCCGTCACCGCACAAATCGCCGCCGCTGTAAATTCCCCCGCCTGCCAAGACCTTGCCGGTAAAACCAGCATTCAAGACGTGCTAGGGCTACTCGTCCAAGCTACACAAGTGGTCAGCAATGACTCTGGCTTGATGCACGTTGCTGCCGCACTCGGCACACCCGTGATTGCCGTGTATGGCTCTTCCGACCCCACCTATACCCCGCCGTTGAGTGACAACGCGCAAATTCTCTACCTTGGCTTGCCGTGCAGCCCATGCTTCAAGCGCGAATGCCCGCTGGGGCATCTGGATTGCCTGAAAAAGATTACCCCGCAACAGGTCATTTCCTTGCTATAA
- a CDS encoding zinc-finger domain-containing protein: MSAPSIADYKRLNDTREVVVKRQDLPLSCPTDATALWCSHPRVSLAIEGSADKTARCPYCGTLYRLID, from the coding sequence ATGTCTGCACCGAGCATTGCTGATTACAAACGTTTGAATGACACCCGCGAAGTGGTGGTGAAGCGTCAGGATTTACCCTTGAGTTGCCCCACCGATGCGACGGCGTTGTGGTGTTCGCATCCGCGAGTGTCGTTGGCGATTGAAGGCAGTGCGGACAAGACGGCGCGTTGCCCGTACTGCGGTACGCTTTACCGTTTGATCGACTAA
- a CDS encoding branched-chain amino acid transaminase, translating to MSMSDRDGLIWLDGEMVPWREAKTHVLTHTLHYGMGVFEGVRAYKTDQGTAIFRLQDHTNRLFNSAKIMRMPMPYSKEQLNDAQRAAVRENKLDSAYIRPMCFYGSEGMGLRADNLETHAMVAAWTWGSYLGAENMEKGIRIKTSSFNRHHVNVTMCKAKANGNYMNSMLALREALDDGYDEALLLDVDGFVSEGSAENFFLIKEGVLYTPELTAALDGITRKTVITLAQDLGFEVREKRITRDEVYVADEAFFTGTAAEVTPIRELDRRAIGSGTRGPITAQLQSLYLDIVHGRSEKYRDWLTLV from the coding sequence ATGTCGATGTCTGACCGCGATGGCCTGATCTGGCTGGACGGCGAAATGGTGCCTTGGCGCGAAGCCAAAACCCACGTCTTAACCCATACCCTGCACTACGGCATGGGCGTTTTTGAAGGCGTGCGGGCGTATAAGACTGACCAAGGCACGGCGATTTTCCGCTTGCAAGATCACACCAACCGCCTGTTTAATTCCGCTAAAATCATGCGGATGCCGATGCCTTACAGCAAAGAGCAACTCAACGACGCGCAACGTGCCGCCGTGCGTGAAAACAAGCTGGATTCCGCCTATATCCGCCCGATGTGTTTCTACGGTTCGGAAGGCATGGGCTTGCGTGCTGATAATCTGGAAACCCACGCGATGGTGGCGGCGTGGACATGGGGTTCTTACCTCGGCGCGGAAAACATGGAAAAAGGTATCCGCATCAAGACCTCTTCCTTCAACCGCCATCACGTCAATGTCACCATGTGCAAGGCGAAAGCCAACGGCAATTACATGAACTCCATGCTGGCGTTGCGTGAAGCCTTGGATGACGGTTATGACGAAGCCTTGTTGCTGGACGTGGACGGTTTTGTGTCCGAAGGCAGCGCGGAAAACTTCTTTTTGATCAAAGAAGGTGTCTTGTATACCCCTGAACTGACGGCGGCACTGGATGGCATTACCCGCAAAACCGTGATCACGCTGGCGCAGGATCTGGGCTTTGAAGTCCGTGAAAAGCGCATTACCCGTGACGAAGTGTATGTGGCGGATGAAGCGTTCTTCACCGGCACAGCGGCGGAAGTGACCCCGATTCGTGAATTGGATCGTCGCGCTATTGGTTCAGGCACACGTGGCCCGATTACCGCGCAATTGCAATCCTTGTACTTGGACATTGTGCACGGTCGTTCTGAAAAATACCGCGACTGGCTGACCCTTGTTTAA